A part of Oncorhynchus clarkii lewisi isolate Uvic-CL-2024 unplaced genomic scaffold, UVic_Ocla_1.0 unplaced_contig_4281_pilon_pilon, whole genome shotgun sequence genomic DNA contains:
- the LOC139401978 gene encoding dnaJ homolog subfamily A member 3, mitochondrial-like isoform X3 codes for MASSLAICNARLLNSVGLSSGHRRAWSLLASARHGETCATAILGIQRCRIGGDFGCLRPENAVTLRLTGLRSPHVVSSSHSFHTSCSSANKQDLYDVLGVPRTSTQKEIKKAYYQMAKKYHPDTNQDDPQAKEKFAKLAEAYEVLSDEVKRKQYDTYGAAGFDPSQTGGGAGGQQYWRAGGASVDPEEMFRKIFGEFTGAQGFGDFNSMFEQRPEFVMELTFTQAAKGVNKEMTVNLDGACQRCDGKGSEPGTKVQHCHYCNGTGMESINTGPFMMRSTCRRCGGRGSIVTTPCVMCRGSGQTKQRQTVTVPVPAGVDNGQTVRMPVGKKEIHITFRVQRSPVFRRDGINIHSDVHISVAQAILGGSARAQGLYNTIDIQIPPGCQADQKIRLQGKGIQRMNSYSYGDHYVHIKIRVPKKLTRRQRSLLLSYAEEETDVEGTVNGVTAATTGKRSTGQ; via the exons ATGGCGTCCTCCCTGGCTATTTGCAATGCACGTTTACTCAACTCTGTAGGACTGTCTTCTGGCCACCGTCGGGCTTGGTCGCTGCTTGCCTCGGCTAGACATGGAGAAACCTGTGCCACGGCGATCTTGGGGATACAACGGTGCAGGATAGGGGGCGACTTTGGCTGTTTGAGACCTGAAAATGCAGTGACATTGAGACTCACAG GACTGAGGTCCCCCCATGTTGTCAGCAGTAGTCACTCCTTCCACACTAGCTGCTCCTCAGCTAACAAACAGGACTTGTATGATGTTCTGGGGGTGCCTCGCACATCCACTCAGAAAGAGATCAAGAAAGCCTACTATCAG ATGGCTAAGAAGTACCACCCAGACACCAACCAGGATGACCCTCAGGCCAAGGAGAAGTTTGCCAAGCTGGCAGAAGCCTACGAG GTGCTGAGTGACGAGGTCAAGAGGAAGCAGTATGACACGTACGGGGCGGCAGGCTTCGACCCCAGCCAGACGGGAGGGGGGGCGGGGGGACAGCAGTACTGGAGGGCCGGGGGGGCCAGCGTCGACCCAGAGGAAATGTTCAGGAAGATCTTCGGAGAGTTCACAGGAGCGCAGGGTTTCGGAGACTTCAACAGCATGTTTGAACAGAGGCCAGAG tttgtgATGGAGCTGACGTTCACCCAGGCAGCTAAGGGAGTGAACAAGGAGATGACAGTGAACCTGGACGGTGCCTGTCAGAGATGTGACGGTAAAGGTAGCGAGCCAGGAACCAAGGTCCAGCACTGTCACTACTGTAACGGCACCGGCATG GAGTCTATAAACACCGGTCCCTTCATGATGCGCTCTACGTGTCGACGCTGTGGTGGGCGGGGCTCCATCGTGACCACGCCCTGCGTGATGTGTCGCGGCTCGGGACAGACCAAACAGAGACAGACCGTCACCGTGCCTGTACCcgcag GAGTAGACAATGGACAGACTGTACGAATGCCAGTGGGGAAGAAGGAAATCCACATCACATTTAGA GTCCAGAGGAGTCCAGTATTCAGACGTGATGGGATCAACATCCACTCTGATGTCCACATCTCTGTAGCGCAGGCTATTCTGGGGGGCTCTGCTAGAGCACAGGGACTCTACAACACCATAGATATACAG ATCCCTCCAGGTTGCCAGGCCGACCAGAAGATCCGTCTTCAGGGAAAGGGGATCCAGAGGATGAACAGCTATAGTTATGGAGATCACTATGTTCACATCAAGATCAGAGTACCTAa GAAGTTAACCCGGCGACAGCGATCCCTGCTGCTGAGTTATGCAGAGGAGGAGACTGACGTGGAGGGGACTGTCAACGGAGTCACTGCTGCTACCACAG GTAAGAGATCAACAGGACAATAA
- the LOC139401978 gene encoding dnaJ homolog subfamily A member 3, mitochondrial-like isoform X4, which yields MASSLAICNARLLNSVGLSSGHRRAWSLLASARHGETCATAILGIQRCRIGGDFGCLRPENAVTLRLTGLRSPHVVSSSHSFHTSCSSANKQDLYDVLGVPRTSTQKEIKKAYYQMAKKYHPDTNQDDPQAKEKFAKLAEAYEFVMELTFTQAAKGVNKEMTVNLDGACQRCDGKGSEPGTKVQHCHYCNGTGMESINTGPFMMRSTCRRCGGRGSIVTTPCVMCRGSGQTKQRQTVTVPVPAGVDNGQTVRMPVGKKEIHITFRVQRSPVFRRDGINIHSDVHISVAQAILGGSARAQGLYNTIDIQIPPGCQADQKIRLQGKGIQRMNSYSYGDHYVHIKIRVPKKLTRRQRSLLLSYAEEETDVEGTVNGVTAATTGGGRSGQSSESGAGQGRTEGQEKKKEEEEEGGILSKIKKMFS from the exons ATGGCGTCCTCCCTGGCTATTTGCAATGCACGTTTACTCAACTCTGTAGGACTGTCTTCTGGCCACCGTCGGGCTTGGTCGCTGCTTGCCTCGGCTAGACATGGAGAAACCTGTGCCACGGCGATCTTGGGGATACAACGGTGCAGGATAGGGGGCGACTTTGGCTGTTTGAGACCTGAAAATGCAGTGACATTGAGACTCACAG GACTGAGGTCCCCCCATGTTGTCAGCAGTAGTCACTCCTTCCACACTAGCTGCTCCTCAGCTAACAAACAGGACTTGTATGATGTTCTGGGGGTGCCTCGCACATCCACTCAGAAAGAGATCAAGAAAGCCTACTATCAG ATGGCTAAGAAGTACCACCCAGACACCAACCAGGATGACCCTCAGGCCAAGGAGAAGTTTGCCAAGCTGGCAGAAGCCTACGAG tttgtgATGGAGCTGACGTTCACCCAGGCAGCTAAGGGAGTGAACAAGGAGATGACAGTGAACCTGGACGGTGCCTGTCAGAGATGTGACGGTAAAGGTAGCGAGCCAGGAACCAAGGTCCAGCACTGTCACTACTGTAACGGCACCGGCATG GAGTCTATAAACACCGGTCCCTTCATGATGCGCTCTACGTGTCGACGCTGTGGTGGGCGGGGCTCCATCGTGACCACGCCCTGCGTGATGTGTCGCGGCTCGGGACAGACCAAACAGAGACAGACCGTCACCGTGCCTGTACCcgcag GAGTAGACAATGGACAGACTGTACGAATGCCAGTGGGGAAGAAGGAAATCCACATCACATTTAGA GTCCAGAGGAGTCCAGTATTCAGACGTGATGGGATCAACATCCACTCTGATGTCCACATCTCTGTAGCGCAGGCTATTCTGGGGGGCTCTGCTAGAGCACAGGGACTCTACAACACCATAGATATACAG ATCCCTCCAGGTTGCCAGGCCGACCAGAAGATCCGTCTTCAGGGAAAGGGGATCCAGAGGATGAACAGCTATAGTTATGGAGATCACTATGTTCACATCAAGATCAGAGTACCTAa GAAGTTAACCCGGCGACAGCGATCCCTGCTGCTGAGTTATGCAGAGGAGGAGACTGACGTGGAGGGGACTGTCAACGGAGTCACTGCTGCTACCACAG gtgggggcAGGAGTGGTCAGAGCTCTGAGTCTggggcaggacagggcagaacagaggggcaggagaagaagaaagaagaagaagaggagggcgGCATCCTttccaaaataaagaaaatgtttAGCTGA
- the LOC139401978 gene encoding dnaJ homolog subfamily A member 3, mitochondrial-like isoform X1: MASSLAICNARLLNSVGLSSGHRRAWSLLASARHGETCATAILGIQRCRIGGDFGCLRPENAVTLRLTGLRSPHVVSSSHSFHTSCSSANKQDLYDVLGVPRTSTQKEIKKAYYQMAKKYHPDTNQDDPQAKEKFAKLAEAYEVLSDEVKRKQYDTYGAAGFDPSQTGGGAGGQQYWRAGGASVDPEEMFRKIFGEFTGAQGFGDFNSMFEQRPEFVMELTFTQAAKGVNKEMTVNLDGACQRCDGKGSEPGTKVQHCHYCNGTGMESINTGPFMMRSTCRRCGGRGSIVTTPCVMCRGSGQTKQRQTVTVPVPAGVDNGQTVRMPVGKKEIHITFRVQRSPVFRRDGINIHSDVHISVAQAILGGSARAQGLYNTIDIQIPPGCQADQKIRLQGKGIQRMNSYSYGDHYVHIKIRVPKKLTRRQRSLLLSYAEEETDVEGTVNGVTAATTGGGRSGQSSESGAGQGRTEGQEKKKEEEEEGGILSKIKKMFS; encoded by the exons ATGGCGTCCTCCCTGGCTATTTGCAATGCACGTTTACTCAACTCTGTAGGACTGTCTTCTGGCCACCGTCGGGCTTGGTCGCTGCTTGCCTCGGCTAGACATGGAGAAACCTGTGCCACGGCGATCTTGGGGATACAACGGTGCAGGATAGGGGGCGACTTTGGCTGTTTGAGACCTGAAAATGCAGTGACATTGAGACTCACAG GACTGAGGTCCCCCCATGTTGTCAGCAGTAGTCACTCCTTCCACACTAGCTGCTCCTCAGCTAACAAACAGGACTTGTATGATGTTCTGGGGGTGCCTCGCACATCCACTCAGAAAGAGATCAAGAAAGCCTACTATCAG ATGGCTAAGAAGTACCACCCAGACACCAACCAGGATGACCCTCAGGCCAAGGAGAAGTTTGCCAAGCTGGCAGAAGCCTACGAG GTGCTGAGTGACGAGGTCAAGAGGAAGCAGTATGACACGTACGGGGCGGCAGGCTTCGACCCCAGCCAGACGGGAGGGGGGGCGGGGGGACAGCAGTACTGGAGGGCCGGGGGGGCCAGCGTCGACCCAGAGGAAATGTTCAGGAAGATCTTCGGAGAGTTCACAGGAGCGCAGGGTTTCGGAGACTTCAACAGCATGTTTGAACAGAGGCCAGAG tttgtgATGGAGCTGACGTTCACCCAGGCAGCTAAGGGAGTGAACAAGGAGATGACAGTGAACCTGGACGGTGCCTGTCAGAGATGTGACGGTAAAGGTAGCGAGCCAGGAACCAAGGTCCAGCACTGTCACTACTGTAACGGCACCGGCATG GAGTCTATAAACACCGGTCCCTTCATGATGCGCTCTACGTGTCGACGCTGTGGTGGGCGGGGCTCCATCGTGACCACGCCCTGCGTGATGTGTCGCGGCTCGGGACAGACCAAACAGAGACAGACCGTCACCGTGCCTGTACCcgcag GAGTAGACAATGGACAGACTGTACGAATGCCAGTGGGGAAGAAGGAAATCCACATCACATTTAGA GTCCAGAGGAGTCCAGTATTCAGACGTGATGGGATCAACATCCACTCTGATGTCCACATCTCTGTAGCGCAGGCTATTCTGGGGGGCTCTGCTAGAGCACAGGGACTCTACAACACCATAGATATACAG ATCCCTCCAGGTTGCCAGGCCGACCAGAAGATCCGTCTTCAGGGAAAGGGGATCCAGAGGATGAACAGCTATAGTTATGGAGATCACTATGTTCACATCAAGATCAGAGTACCTAa GAAGTTAACCCGGCGACAGCGATCCCTGCTGCTGAGTTATGCAGAGGAGGAGACTGACGTGGAGGGGACTGTCAACGGAGTCACTGCTGCTACCACAG gtgggggcAGGAGTGGTCAGAGCTCTGAGTCTggggcaggacagggcagaacagaggggcaggagaagaagaaagaagaagaagaggagggcgGCATCCTttccaaaataaagaaaatgtttAGCTGA
- the LOC139401978 gene encoding dnaJ homolog subfamily A member 3, mitochondrial-like isoform X2: MASSLAICNARLLNSVGLSSGHRRAWSLLASARHGETCATAILGIQRCRIGGDFGCLRPENAVTLRLTGLRSPHVVSSSHSFHTSCSSANKQDLYDVLGVPRTSTQKEIKKAYYQMAKKYHPDTNQDDPQAKEKFAKLAEAYEVLSDEVKRKQYDTYGAAGFDPSQTGGGAGGQQYWRAGGASVDPEEMFRKIFGEFTGAQGFGDFNSMFEQRPEFVMELTFTQAAKGVNKEMTVNLDGACQRCDGKGSEPGTKVQHCHYCNGTGMESINTGPFMMRSTCRRCGGRGSIVTTPCVMCRGSGQTKQRQTVTVPVPAGVDNGQTVRMPVGKKEIHITFRVQRSPVFRRDGINIHSDVHISVAQAILGGSARAQGLYNTIDIQIPPGCQADQKIRLQGKGIQRMNSYSYGDHYVHIKIRVPKKLTRRQRSLLLSYAEEETDVEGTVNGVTAATTVPVFVQVGAGVVRALSLGQDRAEQRGRRRRKKKKRRAASFPK, translated from the exons ATGGCGTCCTCCCTGGCTATTTGCAATGCACGTTTACTCAACTCTGTAGGACTGTCTTCTGGCCACCGTCGGGCTTGGTCGCTGCTTGCCTCGGCTAGACATGGAGAAACCTGTGCCACGGCGATCTTGGGGATACAACGGTGCAGGATAGGGGGCGACTTTGGCTGTTTGAGACCTGAAAATGCAGTGACATTGAGACTCACAG GACTGAGGTCCCCCCATGTTGTCAGCAGTAGTCACTCCTTCCACACTAGCTGCTCCTCAGCTAACAAACAGGACTTGTATGATGTTCTGGGGGTGCCTCGCACATCCACTCAGAAAGAGATCAAGAAAGCCTACTATCAG ATGGCTAAGAAGTACCACCCAGACACCAACCAGGATGACCCTCAGGCCAAGGAGAAGTTTGCCAAGCTGGCAGAAGCCTACGAG GTGCTGAGTGACGAGGTCAAGAGGAAGCAGTATGACACGTACGGGGCGGCAGGCTTCGACCCCAGCCAGACGGGAGGGGGGGCGGGGGGACAGCAGTACTGGAGGGCCGGGGGGGCCAGCGTCGACCCAGAGGAAATGTTCAGGAAGATCTTCGGAGAGTTCACAGGAGCGCAGGGTTTCGGAGACTTCAACAGCATGTTTGAACAGAGGCCAGAG tttgtgATGGAGCTGACGTTCACCCAGGCAGCTAAGGGAGTGAACAAGGAGATGACAGTGAACCTGGACGGTGCCTGTCAGAGATGTGACGGTAAAGGTAGCGAGCCAGGAACCAAGGTCCAGCACTGTCACTACTGTAACGGCACCGGCATG GAGTCTATAAACACCGGTCCCTTCATGATGCGCTCTACGTGTCGACGCTGTGGTGGGCGGGGCTCCATCGTGACCACGCCCTGCGTGATGTGTCGCGGCTCGGGACAGACCAAACAGAGACAGACCGTCACCGTGCCTGTACCcgcag GAGTAGACAATGGACAGACTGTACGAATGCCAGTGGGGAAGAAGGAAATCCACATCACATTTAGA GTCCAGAGGAGTCCAGTATTCAGACGTGATGGGATCAACATCCACTCTGATGTCCACATCTCTGTAGCGCAGGCTATTCTGGGGGGCTCTGCTAGAGCACAGGGACTCTACAACACCATAGATATACAG ATCCCTCCAGGTTGCCAGGCCGACCAGAAGATCCGTCTTCAGGGAAAGGGGATCCAGAGGATGAACAGCTATAGTTATGGAGATCACTATGTTCACATCAAGATCAGAGTACCTAa GAAGTTAACCCGGCGACAGCGATCCCTGCTGCTGAGTTATGCAGAGGAGGAGACTGACGTGGAGGGGACTGTCAACGGAGTCACTGCTGCTACCACAG TACCtgtttttgtccaggtgggggcAGGAGTGGTCAGAGCTCTGAGTCTggggcaggacagggcagaacagaggggcaggagaagaagaaagaagaagaagaggagggcgGCATCCTttccaaaataa
- the LOC139401980 gene encoding uncharacterized protein, giving the protein MKNPSERTLVVIGNPGAISWAALEGGEEKPLGTTRVWVTTGTISGRPLSVVNMPGAVTTTQSQGALQDWALECLSLSECSKGIHSFLLVAPLGRLTEQERRGAQCIQRMFGEKAHGFTQVLFTYELEQKDSLEDLLKEREAQRLVEECGGRFHVCPKSIGEELEVTGLLGKVDSILDQGTDRCYTVEMHQEAQPLLVEFREQLKGLLDGFIRLKEIINERERMQVNVENLEHRIFREKLARLQDELLLKQMEKERDSGMEVEALSFIYELDRLVDKLALKRVRAVEEDHKSRDDVQRFREELGRMVDEMVTNQKHKHRQMCREKGEEEWELQNFREQLERLKNNMKKTEKRGNRKEKEGVCEGGRKEKGGKEFVKGAGKGDEGERDSRGKHGGRV; this is encoded by the exons ATGAAAAACCCATCTG AACGTACATTGGTTGTCATCGGCAACCCTGGAGCTATATCATGGGCTGCCCTGGAAGGAGGCGAAGAGAAGCCCCTGGGGACCACCAGAGTCTGGGTTACTACAGGCACCATCTCAGGACGCCCCCTCTCTGTGGTAAACATGCCTGGTGCAGTAACCACCACCCAGAGCCAGGGGGCGCTACAG GACTGGGCTCTGgagtgtctgtccctgtctgagtGTTCCAAGGGGATCCACTCTTTCCTCCTGGTGGCGCCGTTGGGTCGTCTCACAgagcaggagagaagaggggCTCAATGCATCCAAAGGATGTTCGGAGAGAAGGCCCATGGCTTCACTCAAGTCCTCTTCACCTACGAGCTGGAGCAGAAGGATAGTCTTGAGGATctactgaaggagagagaggcccAGAGGCTGGTTGAGGAGTGCGGGGGACGTTTTCACGTCTGCCCAAAGAGCATTGGTGAAGAGCTGGAAGTCACAGGGTTACTGGGAAAGGTCGACTCCATTTTGGATCAGGGAACAGACCGCTGCTACACCGTGGAGATGCACCAAGAAGCTCAACCGCTATTGGTGGAGTTTAGGGAGCAGCTTAAGGGCCTATTGGATGGCTTTATCAGACTTAAGGAAATTATCAATGAAAGGGAGAGAATGCAAGTGAATGTGGAGAATTTGGAACACAGGATCTTCAGAGAGAAGCTAGCGAGGCTTCAAGATGAGCTCTTGTTGAAGcagatggagaaagaaagagacagtggCATGGAGGTCGAGGCGCTGAGCTTTATATATGAGTTGGACAGGTTAGTTGACAAGCTTGCCCTAAAAAGAGTGAGAGCAGTCGAGGAGGACCATAAGAGCAGAGACGACGTGCAGAGGTTTAGGGAGGAGTTGGGGAGGATGGTGGATGAAATGGTTACCAATCAGAAACACAAGCATAGACAGATGTGtcgggagaagggagaagaagaGTGGGAGCTTCAGAACTTCAGGGAACAGCTagaaagactgaaaaacaacatgaaaaagacagagaagagagggaacaggaaagagaaggaaggagTTTGTGAAGGGGGcaggaaagagaagggagggaaggagtttGTGAAGGGGGCAGgaaagggggatgagggagagagagattccaGAGGGAAGCACGGAGGGAGGGTTTGA